A single Nostoc sp. PCC 7107 DNA region contains:
- a CDS encoding cyclic nucleotide-binding domain-containing protein, which produces MLSSVDRLLFVRRVPIFKELRDDFIVRLTSVMHELSFPANYTIFRQGEEGRSLYIVVSGRVKVHIGNKFLAEVEQGKYFGEMAVFDTQPRSATATTIEPCECLELTQEQLYDAIEETPEIAVNIIRELSRLIRRLNESVEVTN; this is translated from the coding sequence ATGCTCAGTAGTGTTGACCGATTGTTATTTGTGCGCCGAGTCCCGATTTTTAAGGAATTGCGGGATGATTTTATTGTGCGGCTGACTTCAGTTATGCACGAGTTGTCATTTCCAGCAAATTACACAATTTTTAGACAGGGTGAAGAAGGGCGATCTCTTTACATTGTGGTATCAGGTAGAGTTAAAGTCCACATTGGTAATAAATTCTTGGCAGAAGTAGAACAGGGTAAATACTTTGGCGAAATGGCAGTATTTGATACACAGCCTCGTTCTGCTACCGCCACCACCATCGAACCTTGTGAATGTTTAGAACTAACACAAGAACAACTTTATGACGCAATTGAAGAAACTCCCGAAATTGCCGTAAATATCATTCGTGAGTTATCACGCCTCATTCGCAGATTGAATGAGAGTGTTGAAGTGACTAATTAA